The proteins below come from a single Oncorhynchus tshawytscha isolate Ot180627B linkage group LG22, Otsh_v2.0, whole genome shotgun sequence genomic window:
- the LOC112222057 gene encoding semaphorin-3F isoform X2: METTQALLFFLLSICVYSCHADARTAPRVHLSYKELLETRTARPFSFSFNTSDYRILHMDQDQGRLYLGSREYLVALDMHNINKEPLIIHWPATTQRKGECRMTGKGGQGECANFVRLIEPWNRTHLYTCGTGAYKPICTFINRGWRAEEYLFRLVPGYGDSGKGKCSYDPRQENAAALINGNLYAGVHVDFMGTDPAIFRTLGDRPAVRTEQYDSRWLNEPVFVKIQQIPDSSERNDDKLYFFFREKSLDGAGGASPSVLARVGRVCLNDDGGQRSLVNKWTTFLKARLVCSVIGSDGVETYFDELKDVFIQPTQDLRNPVVYAVFSTAGSVFKGSAVCVYSMSDIRNVFNGPFSHKHGHNYQWTPYTGKIPYPRPGTCPGGTFTPGLRSTKEFSDEAVNFVRAHPLMYHSVYPIHKRPLVVRTGVDYRFTSIVVDLVDAVDGRYEVLFLGTDRGTVQKVIVLPKDTSTTEELTLEEVEVFRNPAPIKTMKLSSKRQQLYVSSEMGLTQVSLHRCGVYGKACSDCCLARDPYCAWDGETCSAFSPSTKRRSRRQDIKHGDPLRQCRGFNAKVEKRLSETVQFGVEGSSTFLECQPRSPQATVKWLYQKPDGRRKVLSRDREVLKTGHGILLKSLSHADGGLYNCLATENNFKHTVARVALRILDREIVEALTSPDGPPEDQNPHHHRHPHHHPPPPPPPPHNLPPQFSSQPEIRLINQYCQSYWQQLNLNLPTKRTSRRHTESQPEPAPGAPRQS; this comes from the exons AGCTGTTGGAGACGCGGACGGCACggcccttctccttctccttcaacACCAGTGACTACCGCATCCTGCACATGGACCAGGACCAGGGCCGTCTCTACCTGGGCAGCCGGGAGTATCTGGTGGCCCTGGACATGCACAACATCAACAAGGAGCCCCTCATA ATTCACTGGCCGGCCACTAcccagaggaaaggagagtgtaGAATGACTGGAAAGGGTGGGCAG GGGGAGTGTGCAAACTTTGTGCGTCTGATTGAACCCTGGAATCGCACACACCTATACACCTGTGGCACAGGGGCCTATAAGCCTATCTGCACCTTCATCAACAGAGGATGGAGAGCAGag GAGTACCTGTTTAGGCTGGTCCCTGGCTATGGGGACTCAGGGAAAGGGAAATGCTCATATGACCCTCGACAGGAGAACGCTGCGGCCCTTATCA ATGGGAATCTGTATGCAGGGGTCCACGTTGACTTCATGGGCACGGATCCGGCCATCTTTAGAACCCTGGGGGACAGACCTGCTGTCAGGACGGAGCAATATGACTCCCGCTGGCTGAATG AGCCAGTGTTTGTTAAGATCCAGCAGATTCCTGACAGCTCCGAGAGGAATGATGATAAACTCTACTTCTTCTTCCGGGAGAAGAGTCTGGATGGTGCCGGGGGGGCCAGCCCCAGTGTCCTGGCCAGGGTGGGCCGAGTATGCCTG AATGATGATGGGGGTCAGAGGTCACTGGTCAACAAGTGGACGACCTTCCTGAAAGCTCGGCTGGTGTGCTCAGTGATAGGGAGCGATGGTGTGGAGACCTATTTCGACGAGCTGA AGGATGTCTTCATTCAGCCAACACAAGACCTTCGCAATCCTGTCGTGTACGCCGTCTTTTCCACTGCGGG TTCTGTGTTTAAGGGCTCAGCCGTGTGTGTCTACTCTATGTCCGACATCCGCAATGTCTTCAATGGCCCTTTCTCACACAAGCACGGACACAACTACCAGTGGACCCCCTACACTGGAAAGATCCCCTACCCTCGCCCTGGAACA TGTCCAGGAGGAACGTTCACCCCAGGCCTCCGCTCCACCAAGGAGTTTTCGGATGAGGCGGTGAACTTTGTGAGGGCGCACCCCCTCATGTACCACTCTGTCTACCCCATACACAAGAGGCCTCTGGTGGTGCGAACGGGGGTGGACTACCGCTTCACCTCCATCGTGGTGGACCTGGTGGATGCTGTGGACGGGAGGTATGAGGTGCTCTTCCTGGGCACTG ATCGTGGGACAGTCCAAAAGGTGATAGTACTTCCTAAAGACACTAGCACAACGGAAGAGCTCACATtagaggaggtggaggtgttCAGG AATCCAGCTCCTATTAAGACTATGAAGCTATCATCAAAAAGG CAACAGCTGTATGTGTCGTCAGAGATGGGGCTTACCCAGGTGTCCCTGCACAGGTGTGGCGTCTATGGGAAGGCCTGTTCAGACTGCTGCCTGGCCAGAGACCCTTACTGTGCCTGGGATGGGGAGACCTGCTCTGCCTTTAGCCCCTCCACCAAGAG GCGGAGCAGAAGACAGGATATTAAGCATGGAGACCCCTTGCGGCAGTGCAGAGGGTTCAATGCAAAAG TTGAGAAGCGTCTCAGTGAAACAGTGCAGTTTGGGGTGGAGGGGAGTAGCACTTTCCTGGAGTGCCAACCCAGATCTCCACAAGCGACAGTCAAATGGCTCTACCAGAAACCAGACGGCAGGAGGAAAGTG ctGAGccgagacagagaggtgctgaaGACTGGTCACGGCATCCTGCTTAAGTCTTTGAGTCATGCCGACGGGGGGCTGTACAACTGCCTGGCCACCGAGAACAACTTCAAGCACACGGTGGCCCGCGTGGCCCTCCGCATCCTGGACCGGGAGATTGTGGAGGCCCTCACCTCCCCGGACGGCCCCCCGGAGGACCAGAACCCCCATCACCACcgacacccccaccaccaccctccgcctccaccaccccctcctcaCAACCTGCCCCCGCAGTTCTCCTCCCAGCCGGAGATCCGCCTCATCAACCAGTACTGTCAGTCCTACTGGCAGCAGCTCAACCTCAACCTGCCCACCAAACGCACTAGCAGGAGGCACACTGAGAGCCAGCCAGAGCCAGCCCCGGGGGCCCCTAGGCAGTCCTaa
- the LOC112222057 gene encoding semaphorin-3F isoform X1, producing METTQALLFFLLSICVYSCHADARTAPRVHLSYKELLETRTARPFSFSFNTSDYRILHMDQDQGRLYLGSREYLVALDMHNINKEPLIIHWPATTQRKGECRMTGKGGQGECANFVRLIEPWNRTHLYTCGTGAYKPICTFINRGWRAEVRTHTCTQTHTQTFLPPYIVLSVQEYLFRLVPGYGDSGKGKCSYDPRQENAAALINGNLYAGVHVDFMGTDPAIFRTLGDRPAVRTEQYDSRWLNEPVFVKIQQIPDSSERNDDKLYFFFREKSLDGAGGASPSVLARVGRVCLNDDGGQRSLVNKWTTFLKARLVCSVIGSDGVETYFDELKDVFIQPTQDLRNPVVYAVFSTAGSVFKGSAVCVYSMSDIRNVFNGPFSHKHGHNYQWTPYTGKIPYPRPGTCPGGTFTPGLRSTKEFSDEAVNFVRAHPLMYHSVYPIHKRPLVVRTGVDYRFTSIVVDLVDAVDGRYEVLFLGTDRGTVQKVIVLPKDTSTTEELTLEEVEVFRNPAPIKTMKLSSKRQQLYVSSEMGLTQVSLHRCGVYGKACSDCCLARDPYCAWDGETCSAFSPSTKRRSRRQDIKHGDPLRQCRGFNAKVEKRLSETVQFGVEGSSTFLECQPRSPQATVKWLYQKPDGRRKVLSRDREVLKTGHGILLKSLSHADGGLYNCLATENNFKHTVARVALRILDREIVEALTSPDGPPEDQNPHHHRHPHHHPPPPPPPPHNLPPQFSSQPEIRLINQYCQSYWQQLNLNLPTKRTSRRHTESQPEPAPGAPRQS from the exons AGCTGTTGGAGACGCGGACGGCACggcccttctccttctccttcaacACCAGTGACTACCGCATCCTGCACATGGACCAGGACCAGGGCCGTCTCTACCTGGGCAGCCGGGAGTATCTGGTGGCCCTGGACATGCACAACATCAACAAGGAGCCCCTCATA ATTCACTGGCCGGCCACTAcccagaggaaaggagagtgtaGAATGACTGGAAAGGGTGGGCAG GGGGAGTGTGCAAACTTTGTGCGTCTGATTGAACCCTGGAATCGCACACACCTATACACCTGTGGCACAGGGGCCTATAAGCCTATCTGCACCTTCATCAACAGAGGATGGAGAGCAGaggtacggacacacacatgcacacagacacacacacaaacattcctACCTCCATATATTGTCCTCTCTGTGCAGGAGTACCTGTTTAGGCTGGTCCCTGGCTATGGGGACTCAGGGAAAGGGAAATGCTCATATGACCCTCGACAGGAGAACGCTGCGGCCCTTATCA ATGGGAATCTGTATGCAGGGGTCCACGTTGACTTCATGGGCACGGATCCGGCCATCTTTAGAACCCTGGGGGACAGACCTGCTGTCAGGACGGAGCAATATGACTCCCGCTGGCTGAATG AGCCAGTGTTTGTTAAGATCCAGCAGATTCCTGACAGCTCCGAGAGGAATGATGATAAACTCTACTTCTTCTTCCGGGAGAAGAGTCTGGATGGTGCCGGGGGGGCCAGCCCCAGTGTCCTGGCCAGGGTGGGCCGAGTATGCCTG AATGATGATGGGGGTCAGAGGTCACTGGTCAACAAGTGGACGACCTTCCTGAAAGCTCGGCTGGTGTGCTCAGTGATAGGGAGCGATGGTGTGGAGACCTATTTCGACGAGCTGA AGGATGTCTTCATTCAGCCAACACAAGACCTTCGCAATCCTGTCGTGTACGCCGTCTTTTCCACTGCGGG TTCTGTGTTTAAGGGCTCAGCCGTGTGTGTCTACTCTATGTCCGACATCCGCAATGTCTTCAATGGCCCTTTCTCACACAAGCACGGACACAACTACCAGTGGACCCCCTACACTGGAAAGATCCCCTACCCTCGCCCTGGAACA TGTCCAGGAGGAACGTTCACCCCAGGCCTCCGCTCCACCAAGGAGTTTTCGGATGAGGCGGTGAACTTTGTGAGGGCGCACCCCCTCATGTACCACTCTGTCTACCCCATACACAAGAGGCCTCTGGTGGTGCGAACGGGGGTGGACTACCGCTTCACCTCCATCGTGGTGGACCTGGTGGATGCTGTGGACGGGAGGTATGAGGTGCTCTTCCTGGGCACTG ATCGTGGGACAGTCCAAAAGGTGATAGTACTTCCTAAAGACACTAGCACAACGGAAGAGCTCACATtagaggaggtggaggtgttCAGG AATCCAGCTCCTATTAAGACTATGAAGCTATCATCAAAAAGG CAACAGCTGTATGTGTCGTCAGAGATGGGGCTTACCCAGGTGTCCCTGCACAGGTGTGGCGTCTATGGGAAGGCCTGTTCAGACTGCTGCCTGGCCAGAGACCCTTACTGTGCCTGGGATGGGGAGACCTGCTCTGCCTTTAGCCCCTCCACCAAGAG GCGGAGCAGAAGACAGGATATTAAGCATGGAGACCCCTTGCGGCAGTGCAGAGGGTTCAATGCAAAAG TTGAGAAGCGTCTCAGTGAAACAGTGCAGTTTGGGGTGGAGGGGAGTAGCACTTTCCTGGAGTGCCAACCCAGATCTCCACAAGCGACAGTCAAATGGCTCTACCAGAAACCAGACGGCAGGAGGAAAGTG ctGAGccgagacagagaggtgctgaaGACTGGTCACGGCATCCTGCTTAAGTCTTTGAGTCATGCCGACGGGGGGCTGTACAACTGCCTGGCCACCGAGAACAACTTCAAGCACACGGTGGCCCGCGTGGCCCTCCGCATCCTGGACCGGGAGATTGTGGAGGCCCTCACCTCCCCGGACGGCCCCCCGGAGGACCAGAACCCCCATCACCACcgacacccccaccaccaccctccgcctccaccaccccctcctcaCAACCTGCCCCCGCAGTTCTCCTCCCAGCCGGAGATCCGCCTCATCAACCAGTACTGTCAGTCCTACTGGCAGCAGCTCAACCTCAACCTGCCCACCAAACGCACTAGCAGGAGGCACACTGAGAGCCAGCCAGAGCCAGCCCCGGGGGCCCCTAGGCAGTCCTaa